CTAGATATTTTTGTTCAACCCAGCCGCCAAAATCATGCGGATAAAGGTAGTCTTTGCTCTCTTTTGTGTGATTTTTTAGATATGGTGGAATTTTTAAAATTTCTTCGCTTTGCACGTATCTTAGAGCGGCATTTATCGCGTTGTAGCTGGAGTTTGACTTTGGCGAGCTGGCTAGATAGATGGCGCACTGAGCCAGTATGATCCTAGCCTCTGGAAAGCCTATATCTTTTACGATGCTAAGCGTGCTTGCGGCTAAATTTAGCGCATTTGGGTTTGCATTGCCGATGTCTTCGCTGGCAAATATCGCCATCCTTCTAGCGATAAAGTCAGCACTCTCGCCAGAGTCTATGAGCCTTGCAAGGTAGTATATGACGGCGTTTTCGTCGCTTCCACGCAGACTTTTTATAAAAGCGCTTGCTAGCTCGTAGTGTGTGTCGTCCTCTTTTGCTCCCTCTTTTAGGGCGTTTTGGCGAAGTGTTTTTAAATTTTCTAGGCTCACATTTTCATCAAGCGTGACGGCAAATTCGAGTAAATTTAGCATAGCTCTTGCGTCGCCGCCGCTACTTTTAAAAAGATACTCCTTCGCCTCTTCATCTATGCTAAATGAAATTTGCTCTCTGATCTTGCCAAGAAGCTCCTCAAAATCGCCACTGCTAAGCGGTCTAAACTCAAAGAGCATCGAGCGGCTTCTGATGCCTGAGCTTAGCGTAAAAAAGGGATTTTCCGTGCTAGCGCCGATGACTAGGGCTTTGTAGTTTTCCATGGGTATAAGCAGTGCTTCTTGCTGGGTTTTGCTAAGCCTGTGGATCTCATCTATGAAAAAGAGTGGCTTATTTAGGGCGTTTTCGTAGTTTTTTAAAATTTTGCGAAAGTCATCTATCTTTAAATTTCCGCCATCAAACTCGTAAAAGTCGTAGTTTGCGCCGCTTGCCACTGCTCTTGCAAAGCTTGTCTTGCCACAGCCTGCTGGACCATAAAATATGGAGTGCGGTATCTTGCTTGTGGCTATAAATTTTAAAAAGGCCGCTTTAACTGCTTTTTGGCCGCAAATTTCATCCAAGTTTTTTGGTCTAAACATCAGTGCAAGTGAGCTCAAATTTACTCCTTTACCGCTTTTGGCAAAATTTTGGCCTTTGCGCTAAGGCTCTCTATCTTTAGCTCGTAAATTTTCATATTTTTTAGCCCATACTCGGCCGCCACGTCAAAGGTGCTCATCGCGTAGGCGGTGTATTTTTGGCTGAGAATTTTTAAAATTTCATATCTTTTGGCTTCATCTTTCACTTCGTAGGCTCTTGTTTTTGCGATGGCGCTTTTGTATTCAGTCGTAAAGACCTTGCCGCCAAGCGCCTTGCCATCGTCCTTTATCATTTCTAGCTCGCTATCATTTAGGTGTGGGATTTTATTAAAGCTTACGCAGACAAACTCCACTTTTCGCCCATTTTGAAGCAGTTTTGCCTTGCTACCAGCGGTCGCTCCGTGGACAAAAATGCTCTCACCAACCCTAACCGGTGAGATAGGCACGCTAAAAATTTCTCCCTCATCATCCACGCATGAGATCACGCCGTATTCGCAGTTATCGATGATGTTAAGCGCCTCGTCAGGGCTTAGTTCTCTATCTTTTCTCCTCATTTTTCATCCTTTTTTTGCAAAATATTTTAAAATTTAAGTGCTTAAAGGCTAGTATAACGCAAAATTTAAAGGAAAAATATGAAAAAATTTGTCATTTTTGCCCTTTTTCTGGGCGTAAATTTATTTGGTGCAAGCGAGGTTTGCAAGGAGTATGTCAAGCAAAGTAGGCTCTATCTTGACGAGCTTTACGCCAAAGAGAGTAAGAAGCTTGCAGGTGATGAGAAAGCGCTAAGGCTTTTTGAGCTTAAATTTGATGAGTTTAAGCAAAGGCAAACCGGTCAAGAAGCGATGATAATGCAAAATAACGATGAGAAATTTTGCAAAAGCGAGCTAGAAAAGGTAAATAAGCTTCTTTCTGAGCTTAAAAAATAGCTCAAATTTTAGCGTTTAAGTCCCACTCGATGGGCGTTTTGCCGTGGTTTGCTAGGTAGATATTTGCCTTTGAAAAGTGTCTGCAGCCAAAAAACGCCCCACGAGCTAGCGGACTTGGGTGGGCTGCTTCTAAGATGAGATGCTTGCTGGCGTCTATTAGCGGCGCTTTTGCCTTGGCTGGGTTGCCCCAGAGAATAAAAACTACGTTTTGTAAATTCTTACTTATCTTTCTTATGACGGCGTCTGTAAAGCCCTGCCAGCCAAAGCTAGCGTGAGAATTTGCCGCTCCAGCACTTACGCTTAAAGTCGAGTTTAGTAGCAGCACGCCTTGCTTTGCCCACTTTGTAAGATCGCCGCTATTTGGCTCTTTTATGCCAAGGTCGGCGTAAATTTCTTTGTAGATATTAACAAGGCTTGGCGGTACTCTCACGCCACTTGGCACTGAAAAGCTTAGCCCCATGGCTTGATTTGCGCCGTGATATGGGTCTTGGCCTAGGATGACGACCTTTACGGTGTGAAACGGCGTTAGATTAAATGCGTTAAATATAAGCCCGCTTGGTGGATAGACGACGCCAGCACTCCTTGCTTTTAAGAAATTCTCTTTGATGCGAGCGAAATTTTCACTCAAAAACTCATCTTTTAGCACCTCTTTCCAGCTTGGCTCGATCTTTACGTCATCTAAATTTATCTGCATTTTCCTACCCTTTTTTGTTTTAGCGGTATAATTTTAACTAAATTTATCCAAAGGAAAGAGCGGTGTCTGAGCAAATTTTTAATAAAATCCACGATCTTCTTAGCAAAAATGAGGCTAAATTTAGAGTGATAGAGCATGAGAGTGCTAGGACTTCAGAGGAGGTTGCTAAGATAAGGGGCACGAAGATGAGTCAGGGCGCAAAGGCGCTGGTGTGCTCTATAAAGGGCGTTAGTGAGGAGAAATTTAGGCAAATTTTTAAAGATGAAAATGTGCTAGATAGCTACTTGCTAGATGATGAAAAGCCCGCGATGAAGGCTGGTAAAATTTACTTGCTCGCTGTCTTGCCAGCTGATGAGCAGGCTGATCTTGACGCGCTTACGCAAAAATTTGATGGTAAAAGAGTAAGCCTTGCTAGCCCAGATGAGGTCACAGCGCTTGCTGATTGCGTATTTGGCTCGGTTCCGCCATTTAGCTTTCATAAAAATTTGCACCTTGTCGTGGATGAGAGTTTGTTAGAGCGAAACGAGGAGATCGCCTTTAATGCAGGGCTTCTTGATAGATCGCTCATCTTAAACGCAAAAGACTATGCCAGGATAGTAAAGCCAGTGTTTGTTAAATTCGCAAAAGAAAAGTGCTAGGCTAACCACTTCCTAGCACTAAATTTGTCGGGAGAAAAATGAATTTAAGTAATGCAAAGACGAGAAATTGCTAAATTCATTTCAATGACAAATATTATCAGGGATAATCTTAAAGTATAATAAATTATATTGATAAAATATGCATATTTTAGGGATATTTATCTTTATATATAAAAAAATATATTTTTAAAAATCTAAAAATTTTAATTCAAATTTCTACTAAATTTAAAAAGAATTTATAAAAATTTGCTTAGCAATTATTAAGTTTAGCTTAAAGCCCATTTTGATAAAATCCTTAATCGTTCTTTTATCGTAAAAAAGACAATTTGATATAAGGAAAAACAATGAGCGATATCATCGCATACAAACTAAATGGCGAAATAGTCGATACTCAAAGTATCGCAGGGCGTGAGAGTAGTGCTGAGCCTGTCTATTTCGACAACTCAAAAGAGGCGCTACACGTTATCAGACACTCCTGTGCACACCTAATGGCACAAGCTATCAAATCACTCTATCCAAAGGCGAAATTCTTTGTCGGACCAAACGTAGAAGATGGATTTTATTATGATTTTAGAGTTGATGAAGAGGGCACGAAGCTGGGCGAGAGCGATCTAACAGCGATCGAAGATAAGATGAAAGAGCTTGCTGAGAAGAAATTTGACATCGTTAAAACATGCTCAACTAAAGCTAATATGAGTGAGAAATTTAAAAACGACGATCTTAAACAAGAAGTCTTAAAAAGAATCCCAGATGGCGAAGTGAGTAGCTATCAGCAAGGCGATTTTGAAGATCTTTGCCGCGGACCACACCTGCCAAATACCAAATTTTTAAAATTTTTCAAGCTTACACGTGTGGCTGGTGCGTATCTTGGCGGTGATGAGACTCGCGAGATGCTAACTAGAATTTATGGCACAGCTTACGCAGACAAAGAGAGCCTAAAAGAGCACATCCGCATCATCGAAGAGGCTAAAAAGCGCGATCATAGAAAGCTTGGCGTCGAGATGAAGCTATTTACATTTGATGAAGAAGTGGGTGGCGGTTTGCCTATCTGGCTACCAAATGGCGGACGCTTAAGATCAAAACTAGAGCAACTTTTATACAAAGCTCACCGCGACCGCGGCTACGAGCCAGTACGTGGTCCTGAGCTTTTAAAGGCTGACGTGTGGAGAAGAAGCGGCCACTACGCAAACTATAAAGAAAATATGTACTTTACAACGATCGATGAGACAGAGTATGGCATCAAGCCGATGAACTGCGTTGGTCACATCAAAGTCTATCAAAGTGACATCCGCTCTTACCGCGACTTGCCGCTTAAATTTTTTGAATACGGCGTCGTACACCGCCATGAGAAAAGTGGCGTGCTTCACGGACTTTTCAGGGTTAGAGAATTTGCGCAAGATGACTCACATATCTTTTGTATGCCAAGCCAGATCAAAGAAAATATCTTAGAAATTTTAAAATTTGCTGGTACGATAATGGAGAATTTTGGCTTTCATTATGAGATGGAGATTTCAACCAAGCCAGCCAAAGCGATAGGTGGCGATGAAATTTGGGATACTGCTACAAAAGCGTTAAAAGAAGCTCTTGATGAAAATGGCTTTAAATACGGCATCGACGAGGGCGGCGGCGCATTTTATGGACCAAAGATCGACATTAAGATAACTGACGCGCTTAAGAGAAAGTGGCAGTGTGGCACGATACAAGTGGATTTTAACTTGCCAGAGCGCTTTGATCTAGGCTACATCGATGCAAATAACGAAAGACAGCGCCCTGTAATGCTTCACAGAGCCTTGCTTGGCAGTTTTGAGAGATTTATAGGAATTTTACTTG
Above is a window of Campylobacter concisus DNA encoding:
- a CDS encoding pyridoxamine 5'-phosphate oxidase family protein — translated: MRRKDRELSPDEALNIIDNCEYGVISCVDDEGEIFSVPISPVRVGESIFVHGATAGSKAKLLQNGRKVEFVCVSFNKIPHLNDSELEMIKDDGKALGGKVFTTEYKSAIAKTRAYEVKDEAKRYEILKILSQKYTAYAMSTFDVAAEYGLKNMKIYELKIESLSAKAKILPKAVKE
- a CDS encoding YbaK/EbsC family protein, whose product is MSEQIFNKIHDLLSKNEAKFRVIEHESARTSEEVAKIRGTKMSQGAKALVCSIKGVSEEKFRQIFKDENVLDSYLLDDEKPAMKAGKIYLLAVLPADEQADLDALTQKFDGKRVSLASPDEVTALADCVFGSVPPFSFHKNLHLVVDESLLERNEEIAFNAGLLDRSLILNAKDYARIVKPVFVKFAKEKC
- a CDS encoding replication-associated recombination protein A, whose translation is MFRPKNLDEICGQKAVKAAFLKFIATSKIPHSIFYGPAGCGKTSFARAVASGANYDFYEFDGGNLKIDDFRKILKNYENALNKPLFFIDEIHRLSKTQQEALLIPMENYKALVIGASTENPFFTLSSGIRSRSMLFEFRPLSSGDFEELLGKIREQISFSIDEEAKEYLFKSSGGDARAMLNLLEFAVTLDENVSLENLKTLRQNALKEGAKEDDTHYELASAFIKSLRGSDENAVIYYLARLIDSGESADFIARRMAIFASEDIGNANPNALNLAASTLSIVKDIGFPEARIILAQCAIYLASSPKSNSSYNAINAALRYVQSEEILKIPPYLKNHTKESKDYLYPHDFGGWVEQKYLEKPLVFYKSKGIGFEKTLNEWLDKIKSKD
- the thrS gene encoding threonine--tRNA ligase, giving the protein MSDIIAYKLNGEIVDTQSIAGRESSAEPVYFDNSKEALHVIRHSCAHLMAQAIKSLYPKAKFFVGPNVEDGFYYDFRVDEEGTKLGESDLTAIEDKMKELAEKKFDIVKTCSTKANMSEKFKNDDLKQEVLKRIPDGEVSSYQQGDFEDLCRGPHLPNTKFLKFFKLTRVAGAYLGGDETREMLTRIYGTAYADKESLKEHIRIIEEAKKRDHRKLGVEMKLFTFDEEVGGGLPIWLPNGGRLRSKLEQLLYKAHRDRGYEPVRGPELLKADVWRRSGHYANYKENMYFTTIDETEYGIKPMNCVGHIKVYQSDIRSYRDLPLKFFEYGVVHRHEKSGVLHGLFRVREFAQDDSHIFCMPSQIKENILEILKFAGTIMENFGFHYEMEISTKPAKAIGGDEIWDTATKALKEALDENGFKYGIDEGGGAFYGPKIDIKITDALKRKWQCGTIQVDFNLPERFDLGYIDANNERQRPVMLHRALLGSFERFIGILLEHTAGELPFFIAPTQVVIVPISDAHLDYAKEISRELRKINVDSEIASKNESLNKRIRTAEKQRVPMIVVLGDNEVANKSVALRDRQARTQSDMSLAEFINLTKEKLSEVHF
- the ung gene encoding uracil-DNA glycosylase, with product MQINLDDVKIEPSWKEVLKDEFLSENFARIKENFLKARSAGVVYPPSGLIFNAFNLTPFHTVKVVILGQDPYHGANQAMGLSFSVPSGVRVPPSLVNIYKEIYADLGIKEPNSGDLTKWAKQGVLLLNSTLSVSAGAANSHASFGWQGFTDAVIRKISKNLQNVVFILWGNPAKAKAPLIDASKHLILEAAHPSPLARGAFFGCRHFSKANIYLANHGKTPIEWDLNAKI